In a genomic window of Myxococcus fulvus:
- a CDS encoding glycosyltransferase, with product MSPRRVCLVTDELYPFTAGGIGRVLHNLVEDSLQRAADIELHLLFPANSTLNPREVEEQFQGRVRAHRAAPRADWETSIDEGGVYPPPGAFTDTSCHAQSMELLLELRRLESEGLDFDVIEFPDYRGWAFCAIQEKLLGCGLVGARMVVRLHSTAGMLAPFERQLPGREHLGQYELERKALLDADLIVAHIPGVAELNCSHYGFARGWLDKVIREFPPVAPKRELVPLRGEGEPDLLFVTKVQSIKRADVFVRGAAAFMRRCPEYRGKAVLACHVASAAYLAQVQALIPEDLRPRFVFTGPSKDRDALMRQGIVVIPSAYESLNLTAYEAASAGATLVLNAACVAFAPGSPFVDGVNCHTFDGSVEGLVDAMERAWRSGTLHPVEWTADAPYWERPQPKPARTETLPDERRPRVSVLITNHNLGRFLPETLESIADSDHPEIEVIIVDDASTGAFDHEVLAHIEEAILAGDSGVKLIRNPVNRGLPASRNIGLRAATGDYILPLDADDCISPTFIRMAVEALERHREFDVVVPSTGYFDSDEARAQRRFIDYALFIGDCPSLGMVANRLACATSLMRRSVFERLRYNEQLTSYEDWDLYLRLAHTGSRFLVTNALHFHYRRRKGSMISGVNRQRHLELLYQLHQGLPRPLPAGTQLAMFLLLAQPEHALHATTAEAVSTAAASEAPLRYDVVDKVNRALKRVPVVHRMLKVAAAGLTPEGEEVRPIRYSLVDLLNRTLKRMPAVHPRMKQVVRTTSQWGLSRR from the coding sequence ATGAGCCCGCGTCGTGTCTGTCTCGTCACCGACGAGCTCTATCCCTTCACCGCGGGCGGCATCGGACGGGTCCTCCACAACCTGGTCGAGGACTCGCTCCAGCGCGCCGCGGACATCGAGCTGCATTTGCTCTTCCCGGCGAACTCGACGTTGAACCCTCGCGAGGTGGAGGAGCAGTTCCAGGGCCGCGTGCGAGCGCACCGCGCCGCGCCGCGCGCCGACTGGGAGACGAGCATCGACGAGGGCGGCGTCTATCCGCCTCCGGGTGCCTTCACCGACACCTCCTGTCATGCCCAGTCGATGGAGCTGCTGCTCGAGCTGCGCCGGCTGGAGTCCGAGGGCCTCGACTTCGACGTCATCGAGTTCCCGGACTACCGGGGCTGGGCCTTCTGCGCCATCCAGGAGAAGCTGCTCGGCTGCGGCCTCGTGGGCGCGCGGATGGTGGTGCGGCTGCACTCGACGGCCGGGATGCTGGCGCCCTTCGAGCGTCAGCTGCCGGGGCGCGAGCACCTGGGCCAGTACGAGCTGGAGCGCAAGGCGCTGCTGGACGCGGACCTCATCGTCGCGCACATCCCCGGCGTCGCCGAGCTCAACTGCTCACACTACGGCTTCGCTCGTGGCTGGCTGGACAAGGTCATCCGGGAGTTTCCGCCCGTCGCGCCGAAGCGGGAGCTGGTGCCGCTGCGGGGCGAGGGTGAGCCGGACCTGCTGTTCGTGACCAAGGTGCAGAGCATCAAGCGCGCGGACGTCTTCGTGCGCGGAGCGGCCGCCTTCATGCGCCGCTGCCCGGAGTACCGCGGCAAGGCGGTGCTGGCGTGCCACGTCGCGAGCGCCGCGTACCTGGCCCAGGTCCAGGCGCTGATTCCGGAGGACCTGCGTCCGCGCTTCGTCTTCACCGGCCCCAGCAAGGACCGGGACGCGCTGATGCGACAGGGCATCGTCGTCATCCCGTCCGCCTACGAGTCCCTCAACCTCACCGCGTACGAGGCCGCCAGCGCGGGCGCCACGCTGGTGCTCAACGCGGCGTGTGTTGCCTTCGCCCCGGGCAGCCCCTTCGTGGACGGCGTCAACTGCCACACCTTCGATGGCTCGGTGGAGGGGCTGGTGGATGCGATGGAGCGCGCGTGGCGCTCCGGTACGCTCCATCCGGTGGAGTGGACGGCGGACGCGCCGTACTGGGAGCGGCCCCAGCCGAAGCCCGCGCGGACCGAGACGCTGCCGGACGAGCGGCGGCCGCGCGTCAGCGTGCTCATCACCAACCACAACCTGGGGCGCTTCCTCCCGGAGACGCTCGAGAGCATCGCGGACAGCGACCATCCGGAGATCGAGGTCATCATCGTCGATGACGCCTCCACGGGGGCGTTCGACCACGAGGTGCTGGCGCACATCGAGGAGGCCATCCTCGCGGGTGACAGCGGGGTGAAGCTCATCCGCAACCCCGTCAATCGGGGGCTGCCGGCCTCGCGCAACATCGGCCTGCGCGCCGCGACGGGCGACTACATCCTGCCGTTGGACGCGGACGACTGCATCAGCCCCACCTTCATCCGCATGGCGGTGGAGGCGCTCGAGCGTCACCGCGAGTTCGACGTGGTGGTGCCGTCCACGGGCTACTTCGACTCCGACGAAGCGCGGGCCCAGCGTCGCTTCATCGACTACGCACTCTTCATCGGCGACTGCCCATCCCTTGGAATGGTCGCCAACCGGTTGGCGTGCGCCACGTCGCTGATGCGGCGCTCGGTGTTCGAGCGGCTCCGCTACAACGAGCAGCTGACGAGCTACGAGGACTGGGACCTCTACCTGCGGCTGGCCCACACGGGCAGCCGGTTCCTGGTCACCAACGCGCTGCACTTCCACTACCGGCGGCGCAAGGGCTCGATGATCTCCGGGGTCAACCGGCAGCGGCACCTGGAGCTCCTGTACCAGCTCCACCAGGGACTCCCCCGGCCTCTGCCCGCGGGTACTCAGCTGGCCATGTTCCTGTTGCTGGCCCAGCCGGAGCACGCGCTCCACGCGACGACCGCCGAGGCGGTGTCGACGGCGGCGGCGAGCGAGGCACCCCTGCGCTACGACGTGGTGGACAAGGTCAACCGGGCGTTGAAGCGCGTGCCCGTGGTGCACCGGATGCTCAAGGTCGCCGCGGCCGGACTGACGCCGGAGGGCGAGGAGGTCCGACCCATCCGTTATTCGCTGGTGGACCTGCTCAACCGCACCCTCAAGCGGATGCCGGCCGTGCATCCCCGCATGAAGCAGGTGGTCCGCACCACCAGCCAGTGGGGGCTCAGCCGACGCTGA